A single genomic interval of Spinacia oleracea cultivar Varoflay chromosome 6, BTI_SOV_V1, whole genome shotgun sequence harbors:
- the LOC110781443 gene encoding transcription factor bHLH120 isoform X1, producing MSDQLYSSLLSLLPRDYVEGESSVCDNIEEATNYIKDLEKNVKELQHKREKLEKFLSNQMPNDVGPSSTVISSINPSSNENYVKIKASSNELEIEINVTAKEGEVFPLSNVFKVLQLEQGLNVVDCAYSKVNQRMVYVIHCQVDDRKLVDSSSLQKRLINEISSYAS from the exons ATGTCTGACCAACTttattcctctctcctctctctcctccctcgtGATTATGTTGAG GGGGAATCCTCAGTATGTGACAATATAGAAGAGGCAACAAATTACATCAAAGATTTGGAGAAAAATGTTAAGGAACTTCAACATAAGAGAGAAAAGCTTGAGAAATTTTTATCTAATCAAATGCCAAATGATGTTGGACCATCTTCAACCGTCATTAGTAGTATTAATCCTTCTTCTAATGAGAATTATGTGAAGATTAAGGCTTCGTCGAATGAGTTAGAGATCGAAATTAATGTCACGGCTAAAGAGGGGGAAGTATTTCCTTTATCAAATGTGTTCAAAGTGTTACAACTTGAACAAGGCcttaatgttgttgattgtgCCTACTCTAAAGTTAACCAAAGAATGGTGTACGTCATTCATTGTCAG GTTGATGATAGGAAGTTGGTTGATTCTTCTAGCTTACAGAAGAGGTTGATCAATGAAATTTCATCATATGCTTCATAA
- the LOC110781443 gene encoding transcription factor bHLH126 isoform X2 — MLSVIFLFQGESSVCDNIEEATNYIKDLEKNVKELQHKREKLEKFLSNQMPNDVGPSSTVISSINPSSNENYVKIKASSNELEIEINVTAKEGEVFPLSNVFKVLQLEQGLNVVDCAYSKVNQRMVYVIHCQVDDRKLVDSSSLQKRLINEISSYAS; from the exons ATGTTGAG TGTAATTTTCCTTTTTCAGGGGGAATCCTCAGTATGTGACAATATAGAAGAGGCAACAAATTACATCAAAGATTTGGAGAAAAATGTTAAGGAACTTCAACATAAGAGAGAAAAGCTTGAGAAATTTTTATCTAATCAAATGCCAAATGATGTTGGACCATCTTCAACCGTCATTAGTAGTATTAATCCTTCTTCTAATGAGAATTATGTGAAGATTAAGGCTTCGTCGAATGAGTTAGAGATCGAAATTAATGTCACGGCTAAAGAGGGGGAAGTATTTCCTTTATCAAATGTGTTCAAAGTGTTACAACTTGAACAAGGCcttaatgttgttgattgtgCCTACTCTAAAGTTAACCAAAGAATGGTGTACGTCATTCATTGTCAG GTTGATGATAGGAAGTTGGTTGATTCTTCTAGCTTACAGAAGAGGTTGATCAATGAAATTTCATCATATGCTTCATAA